A window of Primulina tabacum isolate GXHZ01 chromosome 4, ASM2559414v2, whole genome shotgun sequence contains these coding sequences:
- the LOC142542675 gene encoding uncharacterized protein LOC142542675, producing the protein MATAEVTFPTPVAETVEQTIPENVEEVEITPPAPEEPVAAEEVEVPPPENEPEEDPTEEPAEVVDAEEPAEEPKPEVEATEVEVSEEPAAVEETQTEEATTDEPAAPAPEEAEPAVVEEVPAKESEE; encoded by the exons ATGGCCACAGCTGAG GTAACATTTCCAACACCAGTGGCAGAGACAGTAGAGCAAACCATCCCAGAAAATGTGGAGGAGGTGGAGATCACGCCACCTGCTCCGGAGGAGCCAGTAGCGGCTGAAGAGGTGGAAGTACCACCACCAGAAAACGAGCCCGAGGAAGACCCGACAGAAGAACCAGCTGAAGTAGTTGATGCTGAAGAGCCTGCAGAGGAACCAAAGCCAGAAGTAGAAGCCACTGAGGTGGAGGTCTCAGAAGAGCCTGCTGCTGTCGAAGAGACTCAAACAGAAGAAGCCACCACCGACGAACCAGCGGCTCCTGCACCGGAAGAGGCCGAACCGGCGGTGGTTGAAGAAGTTCCAGCTAAGGAAAGCGAGGAGTGA
- the LOC142542676 gene encoding LOW QUALITY PROTEIN: F-box protein CPR1-like (The sequence of the model RefSeq protein was modified relative to this genomic sequence to represent the inferred CDS: deleted 2 bases in 1 codon), whose amino-acid sequence MSTLPFVILEDILCRLPVKSLKRFRCVAKSWCFLIDSEYFIKLHLRRSMITNSNRNLILGGLGLYSVDLDSLDKAQVIRPPFYYKSVDIITNSCNGLVVVMSQPPVLWNPFSRSYKILPDSVVEYPTELESYSKTAYGFGYDSTNDDYKVVKVVEFRNKISHVWMCSETKIYSTKSNSWKRIEGFPYSLPFLRVHWRVHVNGALYTLVEDPERIHSGEFLKILAFSVETETHFEEPMPPGIRLRDVGVNLDVIGGCLSVVCSRISQVTIWVMKEYGVKESWTTLISIKSPLIDPHDFMKPLVYSRDGNKILLNCDDKRLVLYDLRNKTLENVNVDGLPFVFYAEVCVESLVSIDAPDEVKKHGPRKKMTRRSSNKSDDFLAEGFKLVL is encoded by the exons ATGTCAACTCTTCCGTTTGTTATATTAGAAGACATCCTCTGCCGCCTCCCTGTGAAGTCCCTTAAGCGATTCCGTTGTGTTGCGAAATCGTGGTGTTTCTTGATAGACAGtgaatattttataaaactGCACTTGCGTCGATCTATGATTACGAATTCCAATCGTAATCTGATTCTTGGTGGCCTAGGTCTGTATTCAGTCGATTTGGATTCTCTCGACAAGGCCCAAGTTATCAGACCCCCGTTTTACTACAAGAGTGTTGATATTATCACCAATTCTTGCAATGGTTTGGTGGTTGTGATGAGTCAGCCTCCGGTTTTGTGGAACCCCTTTTCAAGAAGCTACAAGATTTTGCCCGATTCTGTGGTTGAATACCCTACCGAGCTGGAATCTTACTCCAAGACGGCATATGGGTTTGGTTATGATTCAACAAACGATGATTATAAGGTTGTCAAAGTTGTAGAATTTAGGAATAAGATTAGTCATGTGTGGATGTGCTCTGAAACAAAGATCTACAGCACGAAATCGAATTCGTGGAAAAGGATAGAGGGCTTTCCTTATTCCCTTCCCTTCTTAAGGGTGCATTGGCGCGTGCATGTCAATGGGGCTTTGTATACGCTGGTGGAGGATCCTGAGCGCATACATTCGggtgaatttttgaaaatactgGCTTTCAGTGTTGAGACTGAGACACATTTTGAAGAGCCGATGCCGCCCGGAATTCGGCTCAGGGATGTTGGTGTGAATTTGGATGTGATTGGAGGGTGTCTCTCTGTTGTGTGCTCTAGAATATCACAGGTGACAATTTGGGTGATGAAAGAGTATGGTGTGAAGGAATCATGGACTACTTTgatatcaatcaaatctcccTTAATTGACCCTCATGATTTTATGAAGCCATTGGTGTATTCGAGGGACGGAAATAAGATTCTTTTGAATTGTGATGATAAAAGACTTGTTTTGTATGATTTAAGAAACAAAACTCTTGAAAATGTTAATGTAGATGGCTTGCCTTTTGTGTTCTATGCTGAGGTTTGTGTTGAGAGC CTTGTTTCTATTGATGCACCGGACGAAGTCAAGAAACATGGACCGAGGAAAAAGATGACAAGAAGGAGCTCCAATAAAAG CGATGATTTCTTGGCCGAAGGATTCAAGTTGGTGCTCtga